The proteins below come from a single Ailuropoda melanoleuca isolate Jingjing chromosome 1, ASM200744v2, whole genome shotgun sequence genomic window:
- the LOC100475579 gene encoding olfactory receptor-like protein OLF3 → METDNQTWAREFILLGLSSDWDTRVSLFVLFLITYMVTVLGNVLIILLIRLDSRLHTPMYFFLTNLSLVDVSYATSIVPQMLAHFLAAHKAIPFVSCAAQLFFSLGLGGIEFVLLAVMAYDRYVAVCNPLRYSVIMHGGLCARLAITSWVSGSVNSLMQTAITFQLPMCTNKYIDHISCELLAVVRLACVDTSSNEIAIMVSSIVLLMTPFCLVLLSYIQIISTILKIQSTEGRKKAFHTCASHLTVVVLCYGMTIFTYIQPHSSPSVLQEKLISVFYAILMPMLNPMIYSVRNKEVKGAWQKLLGQLSGLTSKLAT, encoded by the coding sequence atggaaacagaTAACCAGACATGGGCGAGAGAGTTTATCCTTCTTGGCCTGTCCAGTGACTGGGACACACGGGTATCCCTCTTCGTCCTTTTCTTGATCACATACATGGTGACAGTGCTGGGGAACGTCCTCATCATTCTTCTCATCAGACTGGACAGCCgactccacacccccatgtacttctttctcACCAACCTCTCCCTTGTTGATGTCTCTTATGCCACAAGCATCGTTCCTCAGATGCTGGCGCATTTTCTTGCAGCACATAAAGCAATCCCATTTGTGAGCTGTGCAGCCCAGTTATTTTTCTCCCTGGGCTTGGGCGGGATTGAGTTTGTTCTATTGGcagtgatggcctatgaccgctatgtggctgTGTGTAACCCCCTGCGATACTCGGTCATCATGCATGGAGGCCTCTGTGCTAGGTTGGCCATCACATCCTGGGTCAGTGGCTCTGTCAACTCTCTCATGCAGACTGCAATCACCTTTCAGCTGCCCATGTGCACAAACAAGTATATTGATCACATATCCTGCGAACTCCTAGCTGTGGTCAGACTGGCTTGTGTGGACACCTCTTCCAATGAGATCGCAATCATGGTTTCTAGCATTGTTCTGCTGATGACACCTTTCTGCCTGGTTCTCCTGTCCTACATCCAGATCATCTCCACCATCCTAAAGATCCAGTCCacggagggaagaaagaaagcctTCCACACCTGTGCCTCTCACCTCACAGTGGTTGTCCTGTGCTATGGCATGACCATTTTCACTTACATTCAGCCCCACTCCAGCCCCTCTGTCCTTCAGGAGAAGTTAATTTCTGTCTTCTATGCCATTTTAATGCCCATGCTGAACCCCATGATTTATAGTGTAAGGAATAAGGAGGTGAAGGGGGCCTGGCAGAAACTACTAGGG